The Pseudarthrobacter sp. NS4 genome includes a window with the following:
- a CDS encoding MarR family winged helix-turn-helix transcriptional regulator, with translation MSNSPDALPDGRPDDAVVDAALQNVEHQISLFWRRARAISNQLSRQVHPDMEPAAYGLLTVIRREGPIRLTHLAMNIGVGKPSVSRQIAFLESIGLVSKEADPLDGRAQAIRLTPKGEEKMHQVQDARRQVFRERLGEWPVRDLEELARYMAMLNSTYERDGFPKDGPGSPVAPEN, from the coding sequence ATGAGCAACTCCCCCGATGCCCTGCCGGACGGCCGCCCGGACGACGCGGTGGTCGATGCTGCACTGCAGAACGTCGAACACCAGATCAGCCTTTTCTGGCGCCGGGCGCGGGCCATTTCGAACCAGTTGTCCCGCCAGGTCCACCCTGACATGGAACCGGCAGCCTACGGCCTGCTGACCGTCATCCGCCGGGAAGGCCCCATCCGCCTCACACACCTGGCAATGAATATCGGGGTGGGTAAGCCGTCGGTCAGCCGCCAGATCGCGTTCCTGGAAAGTATCGGCCTGGTCTCCAAGGAGGCTGACCCGCTGGACGGCCGGGCCCAGGCCATCCGGCTGACGCCCAAGGGCGAGGAAAAGATGCACCAGGTACAGGATGCCCGGCGGCAGGTTTTCCGGGAGCGGCTGGGCGAATGGCCAGTGCGGGACCTGGAAGAACTGGCCCGCTACATGGCCATGTTGAACTCCACGTACGAGCGGGACGGGTTCCCGAAGGACGGGCCGGGATCACCCGTGGCCCCGGAAAACTGA
- a CDS encoding DUF3046 domain-containing protein yields MRISDYWRLMDDEFGAGYSRVLSSTLVLAGVGGRTADQALAAGVEPRRVWLAVCDVQDVPAERRLGRDIKPLRD; encoded by the coding sequence ATGCGAATCAGCGACTACTGGCGGCTCATGGATGACGAATTTGGGGCGGGGTACTCCCGCGTGCTGAGCAGCACCCTCGTCCTTGCCGGAGTGGGCGGCCGCACCGCGGACCAGGCACTGGCCGCCGGTGTGGAACCGCGCAGGGTGTGGCTGGCCGTCTGCGACGTCCAGGACGTCCCTGCTGAACGGCGCCTGGGCCGCGATATCAAACCCCTGCGCGACTAG
- the recA gene encoding recombinase RecA, translating to MAAAPDRAKALEAALAQIDKQFGKGSVMRLGDEVRAPIEVIPTGSIALDVALGIGGLPRGRVVEIYGPESSGKTTVALHAVANAQRLGGIAAFIDAEHALDPEYAAKLGVDTDALLVSQPDTGEQALEIMDMLVGSGSLDVIVIDSVAALVPRAEIEGDMGDSHVGLQARLMSQALRKITGRLSQTKTTAIFINQLREKIGVFFGSPETTTGGKALKFYASIRIDVRRIQTLKEGADSVGNRTKAKIVKNKMAPPFKVAEFDIIYGQGISREGGIIDMGVEHGIIKKSGSWFTYDGDQLGQGMENSRRFLRDNPELAAELERLIKEKLGVGVKPAEPESKDSPKLKAVDGF from the coding sequence ATGGCGGCAGCCCCGGATCGTGCAAAAGCGCTGGAAGCAGCGCTTGCCCAGATTGACAAACAGTTCGGCAAGGGCTCGGTCATGCGCCTGGGCGATGAAGTCCGCGCCCCTATTGAAGTCATCCCCACGGGTTCCATTGCCCTGGACGTTGCTTTGGGAATTGGCGGCCTGCCCCGCGGCCGCGTCGTGGAGATCTACGGACCGGAATCCTCCGGTAAGACCACAGTTGCCCTGCACGCGGTGGCCAACGCCCAGCGCCTGGGCGGCATCGCGGCGTTCATCGACGCCGAGCACGCCCTGGACCCGGAATACGCCGCCAAGCTCGGGGTGGACACCGACGCGCTCCTGGTCTCGCAGCCGGACACCGGTGAGCAGGCCCTGGAAATCATGGACATGCTGGTCGGTTCGGGCTCCCTGGACGTTATCGTCATCGACTCCGTCGCAGCCCTTGTGCCCCGCGCCGAAATCGAAGGCGACATGGGCGACAGCCACGTCGGCCTCCAGGCCCGCCTCATGAGCCAGGCCCTGCGTAAGATCACCGGCCGCCTGAGCCAGACCAAGACCACCGCCATTTTCATCAACCAGCTCCGCGAGAAGATCGGCGTGTTCTTCGGTTCTCCTGAAACCACCACAGGTGGTAAGGCGCTGAAGTTCTACGCCTCCATCCGCATCGACGTACGCCGGATCCAGACCCTGAAGGAAGGTGCCGATTCCGTCGGCAACCGGACCAAGGCGAAGATCGTCAAGAACAAGATGGCCCCGCCTTTCAAGGTTGCCGAATTCGACATCATCTATGGCCAGGGCATTTCCCGTGAGGGCGGCATCATCGACATGGGTGTGGAGCACGGCATCATCAAGAAGTCCGGCTCGTGGTTCACCTATGACGGCGACCAGCTCGGCCAGGGCATGGAGAACTCGCGCCGGTTCCTCCGCGACAACCCGGAACTTGCTGCCGAACTGGAGCGCCTGATCAAGGAGAAGCTTGGCGTCGGCGTGAAGCCGGCTGAGCCGGAGTCCAAGGATTCCCCGAAGCTGAAAGCCGTCGACGGGTTCTAG
- a CDS encoding regulatory protein RecX, which yields MVYRQLTASSKSRLQLARKLAERNIPEDVAEAVLDKFQEVRLIDDAEFADMWVRSRSQSRKLAKGALRRELAEKGIDQETASAALEQLSDADEEAAARSLVERKIRPGMDFTDRAERDKSTRRLASMLARKGYQPSQAFRIVSEVLDAQAGPDNDQLGSRYP from the coding sequence ATTGTGTACCGCCAGCTGACTGCCTCCTCCAAGAGCAGGCTCCAGCTTGCACGCAAGTTGGCCGAACGCAACATCCCGGAAGACGTGGCCGAGGCGGTGCTGGACAAGTTCCAGGAAGTCCGGCTGATTGACGACGCGGAATTCGCGGACATGTGGGTTCGAAGCCGCTCCCAGTCCCGGAAACTGGCAAAGGGCGCGCTTAGGCGTGAACTGGCAGAGAAGGGCATTGACCAGGAGACTGCCAGTGCGGCGCTGGAGCAGCTGTCGGACGCCGACGAGGAAGCTGCGGCACGGAGCCTGGTTGAGCGGAAGATCCGTCCCGGAATGGATTTCACGGACCGTGCTGAGCGGGACAAATCGACCCGGCGCCTGGCATCCATGTTGGCACGCAAGGGCTACCAGCCCTCTCAGGCGTTCCGGATCGTGAGCGAGGTTCTTGATGCACAGGCCGGCCCTGACAACGACCAGCTGGGAAGCCGGTACCCTTAA